Within Deinococcus actinosclerus, the genomic segment CTGGCGTGGCGGGTCGGCCGCTGGGGGGGTGATCTAGACTCGGAGGTATGGCCACTTCCCTGTCCGACCGTCTGACTGCCGAGCTGTCCGGCCTGCGTGAAAGCGGGCTGCTGATTCACCCGCGCGTGCTGGACAGCGCCAACCGCGCCCGGACGCGCGTGGATGGGCGCGAGGTGGTGAACCTCGCCAGCAACAACTACCTGGGCTTCGCGGACCACCCGGCCCTGAAGGCCCGCGCCGCCGAGTACCTGGACCGCTGGGGGGTGGGCGCGGGCGCGGTGCGCACGATCGCCGGGACGCTGCGCATCCACGAGGAGTTCGAGGCGCAGCTCGCGGCGTTCAAGCACACCGGGAGCGCGCTGGTGCTGCACAGCGGCTTCACCACGAACCAGGGCGTGCTGGGGGCCCTGCTGCGCGAGGGCGATCTGGTCGTCAGCGACGAGCTGAACCACGCGAGCATCATCGACGGGCTGCGCCTGACGAAGGCCACGAAGAAGGTGTTCAGGCATGCCGACCCGGACGACCTGGAGCGCCTGCTGAAGGAGCACGACACGGACGGCCTGAAACTGGTCGTGACGGACGGGGTGTTCAGCATGGACGGCGACGTGGCGCCGCTGGACCGGCTGGTGGCCGTCGCCCGGAAGTACGGCGCGGTGACGTACGTGGACGACGCGCACGGCAGCGGCGTGATGGGCGAGGCGGGGCGCGGCACCGTGCATCACTTCGGATTCGAGTACGCCGACGACGTGATCCAGGTCGGCACGCTCAGCAAGGCGTGGGGCGGCGTGGGCGGGTACGCCGCCGGGCACGGGGACCTGCGGCAGCTGCTCATCAACCGCGCCCGCCCGTACCTGTTCAGCACCGCGCAGGCGCCCGCCACGGTGGGCGCGCTGGCCGCCGCGCTGATTGAAGTGCAGCGCGATCCCACTCTGATGGAGCGCCTGTGGGCGAACACCCGCTACTTCAAGGCGGAGTTGCAGGGCCTGGGCTTCGACATCTTCGGTAGCACCACGCCCATCACGCCGGTCATCTTCGGCGAGGCGCCCGCCGCGTTCGAGGCGAGCCGCCTGCTGTTCGACCGGGGCGTGTTCGCCGTGGGCCTGGGCTTCCCGACCGTGCCGCGCGGGCTGGCGCGCATCCGCAACATCGTGACCGCCGAACACACCCGCGACGACCTGGATCACGCCCTGCAGGCCTACGCCGAGGTGGGCCGCGCGCTGGGCATCATCTCCTGATCCTCCGCCCAGGCCGTCTGTAACCGGACCGGCCCACGCCGGGTAAGGTCCGGCGCACCGGGAAGTGTCGCCGGGTCGAACTGGGCGAGGGGCCACCTGAGCTCTCAGTGGATGCATGGGCCGCAGACCTCTGCGGCCCTCCATCTGAACCGCCCCGGGCCACCGAAGCCCGGGGTCTACCTGTGGAACCCCGGGCGCCGACCAGAAAAGCGGCACTCGTCCTCTGCCCACGCTGTTTTGTCCGGCTGTTGAGCTTTGCGACTCATGGATCACAGGCTGTGACCCCTTCAAGCGCTTCATCCATGAAACGTTCACATGACCTGGGGTCTGTTTCCTGCGAACTGCATGATTGCTCGCCGTTGCCGAAACGGTTCGCCGTCCAACGAATGAACCGGCCTCTTTACTTCACTTCCCCGCGTCATTCATACTCTGAATTCAGGAGGACTCTATTTATGGCTTACAAGAAACTCAGTGAACAGGTGATGGAACTCAGCAACCCACAGCGCAGCGATACCTTCGTGAAACTGTTCCAGGAAGCGGTGCGTTCCGGCAAGATCGAAGGCGCGTATCTCCCGGAGCGGTTCACGATGCCCAAGCAGTTCACGCGCCGTGGCAGCACCGACACCTACCAGCGCGACACCCGCGAGATGATCTTCGACCACACGCCGGACTTCGACGCGTGGTTTGAAGAGACCAACCGTGAACTGGCCGCCGCGCGCCGCGGTGGGAACATCAAACCCAGCCTCGAGGCCGTCGAGTCGGGTCTGGTGGACTTCCAGAGCATGGTGGAAGAAACCCGCCGCAAGATGCAGGCCAGCTTCGAGAAGGGGCAGGCGCTCGGCAAGGGCCGTGCGAAGGCCACCTCCACCAAGAAGAAGAAGTAAGCCGGCTTCCGGCGGGCGCGCGGTCTGTTCCCCGATGGAGCGGGCCGCGCGCCTGCCGGCGCGGGTTTCCAGTCCTGGGGGGCCCCAGGTATGGTGGGGGGATGACGGTTTCCGAGACTCCACTTTCCACCTCCGCGCGGCGCGGGCTGCTGCTGGTCATGACCGGCGCGTCCGGCGTGGGCAAGGGCACGCTGCGTGAACGCTGGCTGGCCGGGCAGGACGTGTTCTTCAGTACCTCCTGGACCACCCGCGAGGCCCGCCCGGGCGAGCAGGACGGCGTGCACTACGTGTTCGTGACCCCCGAGGCGTTCGAGGAGAAGGCGCAGGCGAACGGCTTCCTGGAACACGCGGCGTTCGTGGGCAACCGCTACGGCACGCCGATCGAGCCGATCGAGGCGGCGCTGAGTCGCGGGCAGGACGTGGTGCTGGAGATCGAGGTGGAGGGCGCCATGCAGGTCAAGGCGCGCGTGGGCGAGGAGGCCATCCTGATCTTCATCATGCCGCCCAGCCTGACGGAGCTGCGCCGCCGCCTGGAGGGCCGCGCGACCGAGACACCCGAACGGATCGAGAAGCGCCTCGCGCGCGCCCGTGAGGAGATCCGCGAGGCGCACGAGTTCCGGTACGTGGTCGTGAACGACGACCTGGACCGCGCGGTGGAGGAACTCCTAGCGATCCAGCGGGCCGAGCGGGCGCGGCAGCTGCCGGAACCCGAGTGGACCGAAGCCGACCGGGAGGCGCGGGTGCGGGCCGATCACCTGCGCAGCTACACGTTCACGGACGCGCGGCTGGCCCAGGTCACCGGGCAGTAAGGCGCAGGCAGGGGGCAGTCAGGCGGGATGACTCGCCCGGAGGAGGGGATATGCCACTGGAACTCGTGCAGGGCGATATCGCCGCGCAGCAGGTCTGTGCGGTGGTCACGGCGGCGAACAAGGAACTGGCGGGTGGGGGTGGCGTGGACGGCGTCATCCACCGCGCGGCGGGCCCGGATCTGCTTCGCGCCATCCGCGCCATCGGCGGGACGCCCACGGGCACGGCGGTGATCACCCCCGCGTTCGGGCTGTCGGCGCGGGGCGTGCAACACGTGATTCACGCGGTCGGGCCGATCTGGCGCGGCGGGACCCAGGGCGAGCCGGAGCTGCTGGCCGGGGCGTACCGGCGCAGCCTGGAACTGGCGGTGCAGGCCGGGTGCCGCAGCGTGGCGTTCCCGGCGATCAGCACCGGCGTGTACGGCTACCCGCTGGAACAGGCGGCGGAGGTGACGCTGCGGACGATCACCGCGTTCCTGGCCGATCACCCGGACCTGCACGTGCGGGTGGTGCTGCTGGGCGGGGGCACGCTGAACGTGTTCCGCCGGGCGTGGCAGCGGCTGGAGGCCTGACAGGGGTTGTCAGTTCCAGTGAGGGGCCAACAGCCCCCCTCGGCAGCCCTGAAAACCACTGCGAGCGGCGGGTGTAGCCTGCGGACATGGCTGCCCCGACCCTGCCGACCCCGCTGGTTTCCGTGTCCTGGCTGCGCGCGCACCTGCGTGACCCGCGCGTACGGGTGCTGGACGCCCGCTACGCCCTGAATGACCCGCTGACCGGGCGGATCGCGTACCTGGGCGGGCACGTGCCGGGGGCCGTCTACGCCGATCTGGAGACGGACCTGAGCGGCCCGGTACAACCGGATGGGTCGGGGGGGCGTCACCCGCTGCCGGATCCGGCGGCGCTGGCCGCGTGGCTGGGAAGCGTGGGGGTCGGGAACGACAGTCTGGTCGTGTGCTACGACGACCCGGGGACCGGGCAGGGCTTCTACGCGGCGCGGGCGTGGTGGCTGCTGCGCTGGCTGGGGCACGCGGGGGTGGCGGTGCTCGACGGCGGCTGGCCCGCCTGGGTCGCGGCAGGCGGGGACGTCAGCACGGAGGACCCCTCCCCCACCCCGGTCACGTTCGTGCCGGACGTGCAGGCGGACCTCGTGGCTACTGCCGCCGATGTGCAGGCACGCGGGGCGGGAACCCTCCTGATCGATTCGCGCGCGCCGGGCCGCTACCGGGGCGAGGTGGAACCCATCGACCGCAGGGCCGGGCACATCCCGGGCGCCGTGAACCGCGACTGGACGGGCGCGCTGGACGGATCGGGCCACTGGCGGGACGCGGGGGCGCAGGCGGCGCGGCTGGACGCGGGCGGCGCCCCCACGGTCACGTACTGCGGCAGTGGCGTGAGTGCCACGCCGAACCTGCTGGCACGCGAACTGGCGGGCGTGCCGCTGGGCCCGGACAACCGCCTGTACGCCGGGTCGTGGAGCGACTGGATCAGCGACGACGCGCGCCCCGTGGCAACCGGCGAGGAATGAGGGTCACTCCTCGGCCTGCACGGGCACGCTCCCGTCGGTCCATTCCAGCGTGAGGGGCTGGCCGGGCGTGACCTGCGCGGCGCGGGTGACGGGTTGCCCGTTCGCGCCGCGCACGAGGGCGTAGCCGCGCGCCAGGGTGCGCTGCGGGGTGAGACCCAGCGCCTGCCGCATCAGGGCGTCCACGTCCTGTGCGGCGCGGTCCACGTGCCGTCCGGCCGCGCTGCGGGCGCGGTCCAGCGCCCAGTCCGCGCCCGCCTGTGCGTCCACGAGGAGCTGCGTGGCGTGCGCGCGGATCGTGCGGGCGTCCTCCTGCGCCTGCGCGGCGGCCCCTGCGACGGTGCGGACGATCAGCGTGGCGGCCTTGCTGGGCGTGTCCACGCGGGTGTGCGCCACCTCGTCCGGGAGGGTGTCGTCCCGCGCGTGCCCCAGGCCGGTGATGACCGGCGCGGGGAAGGTCGCCAGCGCGCGCGCGAACGCGAGGTCGTTCAGCCACGCGAGGTCCGTGACGGCCCCGCCACCGCGCAGGACGACCAGCGCGTCCAGCGGCTCCTGCTCGTGCAGCGCGCGGGCCTCCTCGGCGGCGCGCAGGAGGCTGGGCGCGGCGTCGCGGCCCTGGAAGGTCGCCTCCAGGTACACCGGGCGAAGCACCCCGGCGGCCTCCAGCGGGTCGATCTCGCGGCGGAAGTCGCCGAGGCCCGCCGCCTCGCGCGGGGCGATCACGGCGAAACGCCCGAAGTCCTCGGGGGCCGCCAGCAGGCGGTTCAGGCCGTATGCGCCCTCGCGGACCAGGGTCTCGCGGTGCTCGGCCAGGCGCAGCGCGGCGTCCCCCAGCGTGAATTCCGGCGCGACATCCAGCACGTTCAGCGAGAACCCGTACTGCTCGTGGAAGGTCGCCTCCGCGAACAGCAGCACCTTCAGGCCCGCCGTGAGGGTCCCGCCGGTCGCGCGGCGGAACTTGCCTTCCAGACTGAAGCGTTCGCGGGCCCACACGGTCGCGCGGCACTTGGCGACCTCGCCGTCCTCGCCGGCCTGCACGAGATCCAGGTAGAGGTGACGGCGGTCCGTGACGCTGGCGATCTCGGCGCGGACCCACACCGCGCCCGGCAGGCCCCGCGCGACGACCTGCCCCACGTACGCGAGGAGTTCCGACAGTTCCAGGAACTGCTCCGGGGGGCGGGTCGCCCCGCCGCTCCCCCCCTCCCCGGTCTTCTTCCTGCGGCGGGTCACAGGCGACCCCCCAGCGTGCGGCCCGCCACGGCGGCCAGGACGCCCAGCGTGACGCTCAGGCCCGCGTACAGCAGCGCCGCGCCGCCCCGCCCGTGCGCGAGCAGGTCGTCGAGTTCCACACTGAAGGTGGAAAACGTGGTGAAGGCGCCCAGCACCCCGGTGCCGAACGCCAGTCGCGCCGCGTCGGGCCACACGCCCCGGCCCACCAGCGTCAGCGTCAGGCCCAGCAGGAACGAACCCAGCACGTTGATCAGCAGCACCGGCACGGGAAACGCGGCGCGCAGCGCCAGCGGCGCCAGCAGCAGCTGCGCGCCGTACCGCGTGGCCGCACCCACGGCGCCGCCCGCCATCACCCACAGCCACGCGTTCATGCAGACAGCATAGAGGCCGGGCGGGAGTCTGCCATCCTGCGGGCATGATCAGGGCGCGGCGACTCAGCGACGGGCAGGACTTTCCCTGGAACGGGGAGCACGAGAACGTCTGGGTGGACACCCAGGACCCCACTCCGGACGAACTGGCCGCGCTGCGCGCCGCGTTTCCCCTGAACCGCCTCGCGCTGGAGGACGCCCTGGAACGCGGGCACTGGAGCCGCGCGGAGGTGTACCCCGAGCACGCGTTCATCACAGTGCGCTCGTACGTGAATCCGGATCAGGTGGATGAGTTCACGGAGCGGCTGAGTATCTTCACCTTCGATCACGCCGTACTGACCCACAGCCCCGGCGGCACCCGCGCGCTGGGCAGCGTGTGGCCGCTGACCGGGCGGGACAGCGTGAACACCGCGCAGGAGGTCACGTACGAGCTGCTGGACCACACCGCCGACACCTTCTTCACGGCCGCCGACGCACTGGAAGCCCGCGTGGACGACCTGGAGGAACGCGTGTTCCAGCGGGTGCGGGAGAACCCGGTGCCGCACGTGTTCGAACTCAAGCACCTCGTGTCGCAGGCGCGGCGGCTGGCGACCGATGCGCGTGAGGCGACCGCACTGATGGGCCGCCACGCCAACTGCACCCCAGCCGATCTGGTGCGCTACCGCGACGTGCAGGACTCCTTCACGCGCGCCGCCGGTCGCTTCGACACCCTGCGCGACCTCCTGACCAACCTGCTTGACCTGCACCTGAACCTCCAGAGCCAGCGCATGAACGAGGTCATGCGCACCCTGACCGCCGTGAGCGTGATCTTCCTGCCCCTGACCTTCCTGGCGGGCGTGTGGGGCATGAATTTCGAGTTCATGCCCGAGCTCAGGAGTCCGCACGGGTACGCGCTGGCCTGGGGCACCTTCCTGCTGATCGGCGCGGCCCTGAGCGTGTACTTCAAACGGCGCGGCTGGTGGTGACGAAAGCGCCCCGCCACAGGGGCGGGGCGGGTGGTGCACTCGCCGCGATTCGAACGCGGGGCCTGCCCCTTAGGAGGGGGCCGCTCTATCCAGCTGAGCTACGAGTGCGGGGCTGAGGTCAGGCCCCGCGTGGAACGCAGCGGGCCGCCGGGAGTATAGCAGGGGCCGCTTGCGGCGTTCACACGCGCGCGGATGAGATAATCATGTAAGTCCGGTGTACCTATACTGCCTTGAGGTCCCTCATGACGAACGCTGTGTACACCATGACCGTCCGCGCCCTGGCAGGCGTGGTCTCCGAGCGGGCGGCTGAAACAATGGTGCGGTCGGTGCTGCGCGAGCAGAACCTGCTGCCGGAAACCGTGAGTGCCCAGGACATGCAGCGGCTGCTGTCCGGGCCGCTGCTCTCACGCCTGAGCGCCGTGATGCCCGCCGCCCGCGCCCGTCAGGAACTGCGGACGCTGTCCGGGCAGATGGCGGAACGCTACCCCAAGGCCCCCACCCTGTTCGTCGAGAGCGGGCCGCAGGCCACCTGGGACGACCCCCAGGAGACCGACCTGTGGACCGACCTGGGGCTGGGCGCCGACGATTTCGAGTTCGATGATCCGGAGTACGCGGCGGGCCTGTCGGGCCGCTCGTACGACCTGAACTCCACGCTGGACCAGGACACCCTCATTCAGACGCTGGGGCGCCTCACCGGCGTGCAGGGCGTGATGGTCTGCCGCGCCAGTGGCGAGGTGCTGCGCGTACGCGCCGTGCGCGACGCCAACGGGCTGGCGGGCGTGGTGGCGGCCAGCGCGATGCTGTTCCAGAAGCGGTCGCTGCGGCTGCTCTCGGCCGACCTGGGGGGGCAGACGGTCTGCGTGTGCCCGCTGGGTGAGCACTGCGTGGCGGTCATCGCCAACTCGCAGGCGAACGTGGGCCGACTACTTGTGGAACTCCAGCAGATCCGGGTGGCCGCGTGACGGCGCGCCGCACAGGACTGGCGTGGCTCCTCACCGCTGGCCTGAGCGTCGCGGGCGCGCAGAACCTCTCGGCGTACGGGGCGCTGGCCACCCAGCTCGACGGGGCCGTGCAGGCCCGGGCGCAGTCGGCCGAGGCGGCGCTCAACCGCCTGGACGCCGCGGGGGCGGCCCTCGATCAGCTCGCGCCCACGCTGCGCAACCAGCAGATCGTCAGTGGCCTGCGCGACGCGCTGGACCGCAGCCGGGGCGCCCTGGCCCGCACCCCGGCGGAACTGCAGGCGCAGGTGCTGCTGGCGCGCGGCCTGATGCGCAAGGCGCTGTACGACCAGAGCCTCGCCGCGCTGGGCGGGCAGCCGGCCGACGAGGACGCGCAGCTGCGGGTCCTGGCGCGGGAATTCGGCCTGACGGGCGCGGCCGCGCAGGCCCTCTCGGCGGACGTGAAGGCCGGGCAGCTCGAACGCGCCGCGTGGCGCCTGCAACGCTCGGCGGTGCAGAAGGTCAGCGCGGCCCTGCAGGCCACCCAGGCGCAGCAGACCACCGCGGCCTACGTGAATCTGGCCCGCGCCACCGGCTGGTTCACGGTGGTGCAGGATTCCAGCAGTGCGGGCAGCCTGAAGCTCTCGCAGTTCGGTGACGCGCTGCGGCAGCTCACGGGTGGGGACACCGCGGCGCTGACGACCTCGCTGACGACGCTGCGGCAGGGCGCGCAGGCCTTCTCCCGGGCGCTGGCCACGCCGCCCGCGCCGTCCGGTACGGCGGGCGCGGCCCCCACGCCCAGGCCGGGCCCGGCCACCGACGCGGCCGGATCGGCCAGCGGGCAGACCGGTGCGGAGACCGGGTCGGCCCAGACCGGCGGGGCGAAGACCGGCGCGCAGGAAGCCGCGGGCGCGGCCCCGGTGACCCCGTCGCCCGCCACACCGGCCACGGGCGGCGCGGACGCGGCGTACGCCGCGCTCGGGCGCGCGCTGGGCGCCAGCAGCCACGGCGACCCCCAGACGACCCGCGCGGCACTCCAGGAGGCCGCCACGCAGCTCGGCCGCGCGACGACCCCGCTGCGCGACACCGCCGAGTACGCCGCGCTCCAGCGGGCCCTGGACGCCGCGCAGACCCGCGCGGCCCCGCGTCCCAGCGACGTGCAGGCCCTGATCGGGGGGCTGGCGAACGCCGAGCAGGCCGCGCGCGGCGAGGGAAGCAGCGCCCTGAACCGGGCGGCCCTGGGCACCGCCGGCTGGTTCAGCGGCTGGCTGCGGGCGCTGGTGTTCCTGCTGCTGGGCCTGGGTGCCCTGGCGCCGCTGTACCTGCTGAATCTGGCCTTCGGCGGACGGAACATGTACTGGCGGGCCATCACGGCCGGGCTGGTGCTGCTGCTGCTCCCCCTGTTCCTGGAAGGAATCTTCGGCTTCCTGGGCGCGCTGGGAGACACGCTGGGCGGCGGCGCCCTGGCGGCCCTGAGCAACGTCACGCTCTCCCAGGGGGCGTACGCCCTGCCGATCTGGGCACTGGTGGCCCTGGCGGCCCTGGGCCTGCTCACGTACGGGTTCCGCGGACTGTGCGTGCAGTTCGGCTTGATGGGTGATCAGGGCGGCGCAGCCCAGGCCACCGTGCACCACACTGCGATCGATTGGGATGAGGACGTCTGATGGCGAGTCTGCACCGTTTACCCGTTCAGATGCTGGGCGATCTGGTATCGCCCCGCGCCCTGGAACGCATTCTTCAGGAGGCGGCGCAGTCGCGCGGCTCCACCCTCGAACTGCTGGACATCGCCACGCTGGAGGACATCCTGAAAAGGGAGGTCTTCAAGCGGCTGCAGCTCAGCGTGCCCGCCCCGCTGGCCAAGAAACGCGTGTCCGAGGTGCTGGCTGAGCTGCTCAAGGCCACCCAGGAGCGCCTGCTGCCGGCCCAGGGCAGCCAGCTGCCGGCGCTGGAGGAGGCCGCGCGGCGCTTCTCGCTGTACTTCGACTGGCCGGAAACGCAGCGCCTGCGTGGCGTGCTGACCGTCGCCCGCCAGGAGGAGAAAGACGGCCGGGACATCGAGGATCTGGTCCGCGAGGCCCAGAACCTGATCGACGCGATGGACCGCCGACTGCAGGAGGGCCTGATCGAACAGGGCCAGGACCTGGCCGAACTCAAGGCCGCCTTCGAGCGCGTGCAGGGCATGGGCGGCAAGGACGTCCGGCGTCTGGACACCCTGATCGGTCAGATCGACGAGGCGCAGAAGCAGGGCACGCTGCTGCCCGGCGAGGTCGAGCGCGCCCGCACCATCACCTTCAACCTCCGCAAGCTGCTCGAATCGTCGGTGGTGCAGTCGGTCACGCCCGATCAGGCGGTCATTCCGACGTCCGCGACGATCCTGGACCCGCAGGCGCAGGCGCGCGTGCTGGCGCTGGAGCAGGAACACGCCGCGCAGCAGCTGAGCCTCGCCGAGCGCGAGTTCGCGCCGCTGCTCCAGGGCCGCCCCGACCTGCGCGAGGCGTACGACCGCCTGCGTGCCCTGCAGGGCGGGGGGCAGCTCACGGCCGATCTGGTCGAGGGCTGGCGCTCGGACCTGAAGGTGGAGCGCGAGCGGACCCTCAGCGAGCAGCGCGCCCAGCTGGCCCGCCTGGAGGGCGCGCTGGTGCAGGCCACCGCCACCGCCGACATGCGCATCGCGCTGGACTCCGCGCGGCACCTGCTCGACAGCGGCAGTCTCGCCACCGACGAGCTCCAGGAACTGATGGACATGCAGGCGGCGCTCGCCTCCGGCGTGAACGCCAGCGCGCAGCTCGAAACGCAGCGTGAACTGCTGGAGATCGAGCGCTCGGCGCGCAACGTGGCCGGCGCCAGCGAGGAACTCGCCCCGCTGCTGGCCCAGGCCCGCGCGGGCCTGGGGCAGGGCCAGCCGGTGAACGTCACGGAGCTGTGGACCCTGCTGGAACGCCGCATGGGCGCCGCCGCGCAGGAACGCGCGGACTTCGACACCCGCGCCGACCGCGTGATCCGCGAGTACGACATGGTGCGCCAGCTGGCCGGCGAGACCACGCAGCGCCTGGGCCGCCTGGCCGACACGCTGCGCGCCCAGCGCCGCCTGGGCCGCATGAGCGCGCAGGCCCGCGAACGCTACGAGCAGACCCTGCACGACGCCGAGGCGCTCCTCGCCGAGGCGCACGCCGAGTACCGCGCCGCGCAGGAGGTCACCTCCACCTTCGGTCAGGACGCCCTGAGCGGCCTGCTGGACGTGTTCGACTTCCAGGAGAGCACCATCCTGGACCCCGATCCGGGCGTGCCGCCCGCCGCGGCCCCGGCGTCCTCCGGCTTCAGCGCGGCAGTCCCTGCCGCCGCACCGGCCGCGAGCGCCGCGTCCCTGTTCGACACGCTGCTGTCTGGCGCGTCCGTCACGCCCTCACCCGTCCCGGCGACACCGGCACCGGCGGCGGCTGCACCGGCGGCGGCTGCGCCCTTCTCCTTCAGTTCGGCTGCGGCCCCCACCGAACCGGCAGAGACGTGGCTGTTCGTGCAGGGACAGATCCAGCACGGCGCGCACACCCTCGCCGCGCAGGGCAT encodes:
- a CDS encoding BioF/Kbl family PLP-dependent acyltransferase, which codes for MATSLSDRLTAELSGLRESGLLIHPRVLDSANRARTRVDGREVVNLASNNYLGFADHPALKARAAEYLDRWGVGAGAVRTIAGTLRIHEEFEAQLAAFKHTGSALVLHSGFTTNQGVLGALLREGDLVVSDELNHASIIDGLRLTKATKKVFRHADPDDLERLLKEHDTDGLKLVVTDGVFSMDGDVAPLDRLVAVARKYGAVTYVDDAHGSGVMGEAGRGTVHHFGFEYADDVIQVGTLSKAWGGVGGYAAGHGDLRQLLINRARPYLFSTAQAPATVGALAAALIEVQRDPTLMERLWANTRYFKAELQGLGFDIFGSTTPITPVIFGEAPAAFEASRLLFDRGVFAVGLGFPTVPRGLARIRNIVTAEHTRDDLDHALQAYAEVGRALGIIS
- the gmk gene encoding guanylate kinase: MTVSETPLSTSARRGLLLVMTGASGVGKGTLRERWLAGQDVFFSTSWTTREARPGEQDGVHYVFVTPEAFEEKAQANGFLEHAAFVGNRYGTPIEPIEAALSRGQDVVLEIEVEGAMQVKARVGEEAILIFIMPPSLTELRRRLEGRATETPERIEKRLARAREEIREAHEFRYVVVNDDLDRAVEELLAIQRAERARQLPEPEWTEADREARVRADHLRSYTFTDARLAQVTGQ
- a CDS encoding macro domain-containing protein encodes the protein MPLELVQGDIAAQQVCAVVTAANKELAGGGGVDGVIHRAAGPDLLRAIRAIGGTPTGTAVITPAFGLSARGVQHVIHAVGPIWRGGTQGEPELLAGAYRRSLELAVQAGCRSVAFPAISTGVYGYPLEQAAEVTLRTITAFLADHPDLHVRVVLLGGGTLNVFRRAWQRLEA
- a CDS encoding sulfurtransferase, with protein sequence MAAPTLPTPLVSVSWLRAHLRDPRVRVLDARYALNDPLTGRIAYLGGHVPGAVYADLETDLSGPVQPDGSGGRHPLPDPAALAAWLGSVGVGNDSLVVCYDDPGTGQGFYAARAWWLLRWLGHAGVAVLDGGWPAWVAAGGDVSTEDPSPTPVTFVPDVQADLVATAADVQARGAGTLLIDSRAPGRYRGEVEPIDRRAGHIPGAVNRDWTGALDGSGHWRDAGAQAARLDAGGAPTVTYCGSGVSATPNLLARELAGVPLGPDNRLYAGSWSDWISDDARPVATGEE
- the xseA gene encoding exodeoxyribonuclease VII large subunit, which gives rise to MTRRRKKTGEGGSGGATRPPEQFLELSELLAYVGQVVARGLPGAVWVRAEIASVTDRRHLYLDLVQAGEDGEVAKCRATVWARERFSLEGKFRRATGGTLTAGLKVLLFAEATFHEQYGFSLNVLDVAPEFTLGDAALRLAEHRETLVREGAYGLNRLLAAPEDFGRFAVIAPREAAGLGDFRREIDPLEAAGVLRPVYLEATFQGRDAAPSLLRAAEEARALHEQEPLDALVVLRGGGAVTDLAWLNDLAFARALATFPAPVITGLGHARDDTLPDEVAHTRVDTPSKAATLIVRTVAGAAAQAQEDARTIRAHATQLLVDAQAGADWALDRARSAAGRHVDRAAQDVDALMRQALGLTPQRTLARGYALVRGANGQPVTRAAQVTPGQPLTLEWTDGSVPVQAEE
- the crcB gene encoding fluoride efflux transporter CrcB gives rise to the protein MNAWLWVMAGGAVGAATRYGAQLLLAPLALRAAFPVPVLLINVLGSFLLGLTLTLVGRGVWPDAARLAFGTGVLGAFTTFSTFSVELDDLLAHGRGGAALLYAGLSVTLGVLAAVAGRTLGGRL
- a CDS encoding magnesium transporter CorA family protein, with the protein product MIRARRLSDGQDFPWNGEHENVWVDTQDPTPDELAALRAAFPLNRLALEDALERGHWSRAEVYPEHAFITVRSYVNPDQVDEFTERLSIFTFDHAVLTHSPGGTRALGSVWPLTGRDSVNTAQEVTYELLDHTADTFFTAADALEARVDDLEERVFQRVRENPVPHVFELKHLVSQARRLATDAREATALMGRHANCTPADLVRYRDVQDSFTRAAGRFDTLRDLLTNLLDLHLNLQSQRMNEVMRTLTAVSVIFLPLTFLAGVWGMNFEFMPELRSPHGYALAWGTFLLIGAALSVYFKRRGWW
- a CDS encoding roadblock/LC7 domain-containing protein, which produces MTNAVYTMTVRALAGVVSERAAETMVRSVLREQNLLPETVSAQDMQRLLSGPLLSRLSAVMPAARARQELRTLSGQMAERYPKAPTLFVESGPQATWDDPQETDLWTDLGLGADDFEFDDPEYAAGLSGRSYDLNSTLDQDTLIQTLGRLTGVQGVMVCRASGEVLRVRAVRDANGLAGVVAASAMLFQKRSLRLLSADLGGQTVCVCPLGEHCVAVIANSQANVGRLLVELQQIRVAA